A segment of the Aythya fuligula isolate bAytFul2 chromosome 10, bAytFul2.pri, whole genome shotgun sequence genome:
TGCGCAACGGGGGGGCGGCTACCGggaccccagcccctgccccgggCACGGCACGGCTGGGCACGGCTCGGTCAATGGGGCTGGCACGACGCGGGGCaccgccgagcccccccccctcgCAGCCCCCGGTATCGGTGGCTGAGCAGCCCCCGCTCGCTGTCCCGGCAGCTGGAAGGATGGGCTCGGTGCCGGAGGAGCTCAGCCTCGTCCCCCTGCACCGGCGGCCGGAGCTGCTGGAGGCGTGCGCCGAGCTGCTGGCCGACGAGTGGGGCAAGAGCCGGGCGCTGCGGCTCCACGCGCTGCGCCGCTCCTCCGACGCCTTCCCcacctgcctggtgctgctgcggACCCCGGGCTCCGCCGAGCCCAAAACCCAACCGGGGGATCCGTGCCCGCTGGTGGGACACGTCCGGCTGTCCCGGGTGGCCGGCCAGCCCCACGGCCTCTTCGTGGAGAGCGTGGTGGTGGCccgggcgctgcggggctgcgGCTACGGGCGGCAGCTGATGGAGGCCGCCGAGAGCTACGCCCGCGCCCGCGGCTTCCACCGCCTGCACCTCAGCACCCACGACAAGCAGCACTTCTACGCCCGCCTGGGTTTCGCCCTGGCCGAGCCGGTGCAGAGCGTGCCCTTCCTCAGCCCCTCCATGCCCGTCGAGGCGCTGCGGGCGTTCGCcgcccccgccggccccgccgcagcctccccaggtggacccgcagccccccgaccccctctgcctcctcctcccgctgcgcccccgccgccccctctGCCGCCCCCAGCCCGGGCAGGGGGAGCCCAGGCCGAGAGCTGCGGGCAGAGCCTCCTGGAGACCCCGCACCGCGACGCCAGGGGGCTGCCCGTCTTCTGGATGAAGAAGGACATCTGAGGGCGGGGGGCTGCACGCCGCTGATTAAAAACCAAGGGCGGGCGGAGGCAGGTGCCCCCcccgctgcctggctgctgttCTTACGGGCTGCCTCCGGACCCCCCTGTCTGCCcctggggtggggatgggggggtcTTCGCACCCAGTCTGAGCCCATGGGGTTCGCCGTGGGGGCGCTGGGGGTGGGCTCCACGGCTGGCagagggatgggatgggagaCGGGCGAGGAAAAGTGGGATTTTGGGGCGGGCAGCCCTGCATGCCGCCTACCCCGCTGCTCTCTCCCCGCAGGCAGCGCCCCACGGGCATGGGGCCAGTGCTGGCGCTGTGGGTCTGCCTGGCACTGGGGGCAGCAGATGGGAAGGGCCCGGCGCCCGCACCCCTGGCGGGCGGGCAGCCCTTCGCCGTGGTCTGGAACATCCCCACGGGGCGCTGCCAGCACCGCTTCGGCGTGGGGCTGCCCCTGGCCGACTACGGCATCGTGGAGAACCGGGGCGGCCACTTCGCCGGCCAGAACATCACCATCTTCTACAAGAACAAGTTCGGGCTCTACCCCTACATCTCCCCCGGGGGTGTCGTCCACAATGGGGGCATTCCCCAGCGGGTGCCCCTCCGTGCCCATCTTGCCCGGGCGGCGGAGGAAATCcgcctgctcctccagcctgcctTCAGGGGCCTGGCCGTGGTGGACTGGGAGGAGTGGAGACCCCTCTGGGCCCAGAACTGGGGGGCCAAACGCATCTACCGGGCGGCCTCGGAGCAGTGGGCACGCGAGCGGCACCGGGGACCCCGTCTGGCCCGGCGGGCGTTCGAGCGGGCAGCGCAGACCCTGATGGAGCAGacgctgctgctgggcaggagccTGTGCCCGGGGGGGCTTTGGGGCTTCTACCGCTTCCCCGACTGCTTCAACGGCAACTGGGCCAAGGTGGCCAACTACACCGGGCGCTGCAGGCCGGCCGAGGCGCGGCGCAACAACCGGCTGGGGTGGCTCTGGGCCGCCTCGGCCGCCCTCTACCCCAGCATCTACCTGCCGCTGGCGCTGCCGCCCGCCCTGCGCCGCCGCTACGTGCACCACCGGCTGCGCGAGGCCCTGCGCCTGGCCGCCCGCGGGGCCGCCGGCCGCCTGCCCGTGGTGGCCTACTCGCGGCTCTCCTACCGCCGGTCGCCCCGTTTCCTGGAGCCGGtaagggctggggagggccgGGGGCACCGATCGGTGTTGGGGCATGTGTGTGTTGTGCCCCCCGGCCATATCTCTGCCCGCCCTCGCAGGCCGATCTGGAGCACACGATCGGGGAGAGCGCGGCCCTGGGGGCAGCTGGAGTCGTGCTGTGGGGGGACATGTCTTACTCCCGCTCGGCGGTGAGTACGGGCTGGGACCAGCTCAGGAAGCAGCTCGGGAGCGGGGCAGGCtcgggagaggaggggaggctgcggggacCCCAGGCTGCCCCCCAGGGCTGGTCCTCACGgcagcctccccttctcctccaggaGAGCTGTGCCAGTTTACGCCGCTACCTCGTGTCCACCCTGGGTCCCTACGTGGCCGACGTGACGGCGGCAGCGCGGGCGTGCAGCCTCCAGCGGTGCCACGGCCACGGGCGCTGCGTGCGCCGGCAGCCCCGGGACCTGGGCAGCCTCCTGCACCTCGCCCCGAGCCCCTGGCTGCCCTTCCGCTGCCACTGCTACCGCGGCTGGGCCGgccggggctgtgcccagcGGGAACGGCCCgatcctgctgcctgcccggCGCCCACCCGCACCCACAGCCTCTACGGGCACCGTGAGGGTCTCCAGCCCCCCGACACCTGCCTGCCGCGGGGTGTCTGGGGGTGGTGAGCAGGGACCGCCGCCGCTCGAGCAGCCTGGCGCGTCCCCGTGGCCTTGTGAAGTTCAATAAATTGGCGCTGCGCAGCTGGCATGGTCCTGGTGGGCAAAGCTGGAGGGGGTCCGCGGTGCCCCCAGGCTGGGTGCGCCACGGGGCAGAGCCCCCagaggggctgagcagggacccagctctgcctcagtttccctgtcccagctgcGCCCCGGGGGATAAGGGAGCACGGGGGGAGCTGATTCTCCCTCTGCCGTGCTGGCTCcacgctgcctgcagccctgatGCAGCCGCCAggcccccctccccagggctaTTTTTAGCCCCCCAAACACATTTCGTGCCGTCCTATTTTAAGCGGAGCAGTTGGCGCACCAGGAGCCCGGTGCCCAGCTCCCGGGGGCCCCAGACCGCCTCGCTGGcccaggggagcagggcaggggagccATGCCCAGGGAGGCTGCCGAAGGTAGGCTGGGGACAGGTGAGGGGCCGGCGGGGACACTGGCACCCGGGGGAACCCTGCGGGTTGGAGACAGCAGCCAAGCTCTCCCCGTGGGCAGAGATGCCAGCCCgaggaagggcaggaggggtgcagggggctgcgggggcaggagctggtccagcacccagccagctgcaggcGTGGGGGCACCGGGTTCCCAGGAGCAGCCCGCAGCAAAGGGCAGGGACCCACGGTGCCTGCAGGGTGCTTCGGGGGTGGCTAGGagcacccagccccagggggcacagccctgccacacaccagtgctgctggaggcccCCTCAGCCACCACGCACCCCAGGagtgggcacggggctgccctACTGTGCTTGGCCACAGGCAcagcccccctgccctgccccctGCTCCAAACCACGCCAACACCTCTAAAATCCCCCTTCCCTCGTCCCCAACTGCTTCCTGGGACAGCACTGACCCAGCTGGAACCCTGCGTGCTCCCCAAGCCCCCTCGCCATCCTCGGGGACGCAGCAGCACAGCGCGGGGCAGCAGGTCCCCGTCCCCACACCTCCAGCTGTGCATCCCCAAGCAGCACCCGAGCGCTCGGGCACAGTGCCTGCGGAGACAGCCAGCCCCGGCGGCAGCCTGGCACGGGGCTGCCTGTGCCCACAGGGAGCCGGAGGGGGCAGGAGCACATTCCTGGCCCTGGGCAGGCGCCAGCCCCACTAACAGGCTCTGGGACCGTGGCCACCAGGCTCCCACTAACTGCTCCGATGACAGCGTGCGGTGGACGAGGGGACGGCCAGCTCGCCTGGCCCTGTCCTGTCTGCGGCAGCTCCATGCCAAGAGATTGCTGGGTTGGCACCCGTCAGCATCACCCCCAGGAGGGGACGTGGGCAGGTGGGGGGCTTCTGGTCCCCATAGGGGTGCCCAAGCTGCGTTCaccccttcctctgctcctggcagACGGCGCGGGCAGGGCGGAGGGCGCTGCGCCGCCGGAGCCTGCTGACCCCGAGGGGGCTGATCCCGGAGCCATCAGCCTGCGCCCCGTGGAGTCCATCAGCGACCTGCACTGGGCCTCGGCCGGGCACAAGGGCAGCGAAGGTGAGAGCAGGGCAGCGGACACCAGGGCACGGCTGCTAAACCctggggggagcggggccaggCGCTGACCCTGCTCTTCTCCGCTCCGCTGCAGGGAACGGCCCGGCTCCATCCAGCGCCCGGCCGCACcgcctgccccacagccccccacgCCTGCCCACGCTGCGCCCCGTGCCGCCCACCACCACCTGCCCTtgccccggccgccccctcTTCCTCGCCCTCCTGGGCCTCCTGGCACTGGCCAGCCTGGTCCTGGCCACGATGGCCATCTACCTGAGCGGTACGTGGgaccaggcagggcagggggagagggacACGGTGCCACGCGGTGCCGGGGGCTTGGGGACGGCCGGTGGCCCGTCCCCAGCGTCCCCCCGTCCCcccttgcagtgctgcagagccagtCGGTGCAGGCGCTGGCCCAGTGGCTGGAGAGCCAGGAGGACACCATGCGCCAGCTGCGGgccaccagcaggcagctctgggctcGCCTCAACGCCAGCGCCGAGCGCCGCTGAGCCGCCCCAGCAGAGGAGGAGCCCCAACATTTACTGCCCCGTCCCGCTCCTCCCTGGCAGCGTCACCCCCAGGGCACACGGGGGCCAGCCTGCCCCTGCCGTGCGCCGTCGGGGAAAGGGAAGGGCCTGCAAGGACGGGCACCTGCCCCGGCCCTTCCTCCGCCAGGCACAGAAGGCGCCCTGCCATCGATGACCTCCTCTAATCAAGTCTTAGAAAATTGCCACCGTAACCACATTCCCGGGGTGGCCGGTGCTGACGGCAGGCAcggccccagcccagcccagccacagcagggccTGGGGAGCGGCACCAGCCCGACCCCGGGAGGCACAGGCAGCACTGGGGTCCCCGTGCCACCCACCCGGCACTTGTGTCCCACAAAAGGACTCTGCCACGTAGAGCACCCGGCATGACAAGGGGCCGGAGCAGTCCGCCGGCCCCGGCACGGAGGAGGCACGCAGCAGCACACCACCAGCTCCCCGCCTCGGCTCTCCTTTTATCCTttctttggttaaaaaaaataaaggaaggggCAGCCCCCTGTGGGCTGCAGATCTCCCATAGCAGCTCGTTATTCAGCGGGAGGAGAGCCCATCAACCTTTCCAGGCCCGTCCCCGTGCCCCTGGTGAGGCTGCCAGCCCCTagctggaggtggtggcagATGCTGGAGCCCAGAACCTGTCTGAAGGCTCGGTACGCCCGCTGGCGTGCCCAGTTGTGCCGGTACAGGCACTGCAGGCCAAAGGGGACGGTCTCCTCTGGGGGCTCCCCGCTCTGGGTGAGCAGAGGGGTATCAGCCATGACCTGGGCATCAGCCACAACCCGGGAATCAGCCACCACCGTCCTGGCTCCGAGCAGGGCGCGGGGAAGCCggcggtgctgggggcagcaccTCGATGAAGCACGGGACATCTGGGCGGACACGGCGCTGCTTCCACCGCTCGCTCTGCCTGGGCTCGGTGCTCGCTGCTCTCGGTAGCCAAGGCTTGGCTACCCCAAAGGAGGTTCCTGGCGTGGGGCGGGGGGCAGATGGCGAGCAGCGATGCAGCAGCAGACGCCCAGGGCTGCGGCACACCGGTGAGAGATGCGGGGAAAGGGA
Coding sequences within it:
- the LSMEM2 gene encoding leucine-rich single-pass membrane protein 2, with translation MPREAAEDGAGRAEGAAPPEPADPEGADPGAISLRPVESISDLHWASAGHKGSEGNGPAPSSARPHRLPHSPPRLPTLRPVPPTTTCPCPGRPLFLALLGLLALASLVLATMAIYLSVLQSQSVQALAQWLESQEDTMRQLRATSRQLWARLNASAERR
- the NAA80 gene encoding N-alpha-acetyltransferase 80; translation: MGSVPEELSLVPLHRRPELLEACAELLADEWGKSRALRLHALRRSSDAFPTCLVLLRTPGSAEPKTQPGDPCPLVGHVRLSRVAGQPHGLFVESVVVARALRGCGYGRQLMEAAESYARARGFHRLHLSTHDKQHFYARLGFALAEPVQSVPFLSPSMPVEALRAFAAPAGPAAASPGGPAAPRPPLPPPPAAPPPPPLPPPARAGGAQAESCGQSLLETPHRDARGLPVFWMKKDI
- the HYAL3 gene encoding hyaluronidase-3, with protein sequence MGPVLALWVCLALGAADGKGPAPAPLAGGQPFAVVWNIPTGRCQHRFGVGLPLADYGIVENRGGHFAGQNITIFYKNKFGLYPYISPGGVVHNGGIPQRVPLRAHLARAAEEIRLLLQPAFRGLAVVDWEEWRPLWAQNWGAKRIYRAASEQWARERHRGPRLARRAFERAAQTLMEQTLLLGRSLCPGGLWGFYRFPDCFNGNWAKVANYTGRCRPAEARRNNRLGWLWAASAALYPSIYLPLALPPALRRRYVHHRLREALRLAARGAAGRLPVVAYSRLSYRRSPRFLEPADLEHTIGESAALGAAGVVLWGDMSYSRSAESCASLRRYLVSTLGPYVADVTAAARACSLQRCHGHGRCVRRQPRDLGSLLHLAPSPWLPFRCHCYRGWAGRGCAQRERPDPAACPAPTRTHSLYGHREGLQPPDTCLPRGVWGW